Within Alcaligenes sp. SDU_A2, the genomic segment TGCTCAATGCATCCTCGCTGACACTTTTGCCGGTCAGCATATTCATGTACCGGGCCCAACAAGGCGCGGCAGACCCGACCCTGATCTTTCTGCCCATTCTCCTGGCCACCACCGCGTCATCGCTGACCGGCCTGCTTTGTGTTGCCCTGACTCAACGCCTGCGACTACTTGATCCGGTCCTGATGCTGTGGTTCGCCGCCTTGGCCGTGCTGCTGGGCACGTTCATGGCCTTGCTGGCCACACTGAGTTCGGCCGCCATTCAGACCCTCTCGTCCCTGTTGGGAAATCTGACCCTGCTGGGCATTATCTGGCTGTTTCTGCTGATAGGCTGGCGACGCAAGGTGCCGCTGTACGACAGCTTTGTGGAAGGCGCAAAAGAAGGCTTTGCCGTCGCCCGCGACCTGCTCCCCTATCTGGTCGCCATGCTGTGCGCAGTAGGCATTTTGCGCAGCTCCGGTGCGCTGGACATCGTGCTGGACCTGATACGTTGGCTGGTGGGCCTATCGGGCCTGGATACCCGATTCATTGATGCTTTGCCCACGGCCCTGGTCAAGCCCTTTTCGGGTGGGGCCGCCCGCGCATTACTGATCGAAACCATGCAGCACCACGGTGTAGACAGCTTTCCCGCCTTGCTGGCCGCTACCGTACAAGGCAGCACGGAAACCACTTTCTATGTGCTGGCGGTCTATTTTGGCGCGGTAGGCATACAGCGCGCCCGGCACGCCGTACCCTGCGCACTGGTGGCGGACCTGGCAGGCGTGCTGGCCTCTATTGGCGTGTGCTACTGGTTTTTTGGATGATCAGGCGGCGCGTACTACGCCCTTGTCCAACAAGTGGTCGGCCAAAGCGATGTACTGCTGCAAAGACAAATCTGCTGGACGGGCAGTAGGGGCAATACCCAGGGCGTCCCAGTCAATGCTGGCGGCCCAGTCGCCCAGTCCACCGCGCAACATCTTGCGTTTCTGCGCGAAGGCGCGGGCGACCACTTGCCCAAAAGCAGCGGCGCTTTTTGCCTGTGGACGGTCCGCCGGCAAAGGCACCATGCGTACCACGGCCGACACCACGCGCGGCGGCGGGTTGAACGCCTCGGGCGGCACCTCGAACAGCTTAGTCATGCGATAGCGCGACTGCAGCATGACGGACAAACGGCTGTAGTCGGATGAGCCAGGCTTGGCCACCATGCGATCGATGACCTCGCGCTGCAACATAAAATGCTGATCGATCACCGCATCGGCATGATCCAGCAAATGAAACAGCAAAGGGCTGGAGATGTTGTAAGGCAGATTGCCCACCACCCGCAATTGCGGCCCCAGGGCCGAAAAATCCACCGTCAGCGCATCGGCCTGGATGATTTCCAGCTTGTCTGGGGAGTACTGATGGCGCAAGCGCGACGCCAAGTCCCTATCAATCTCGACGACGCGCAAATGTTCGACCGCCTGGCTAAGCGGCCGGGTCAGGGCCGAGAGGCCCGGACCAATTTCCACGAGATTGTCGACGGCTCGCGGGCCAACGGCCCGGATGATCTGGTCGATGATGGCCTCATCTTCCAGAAAGTTCTGTCCAAAACGCTTGCGCGCCTGATGCTGCGCCATAGTGATCCTTACCGTTTGCGCGTGCTGGACTCGGGGTCCAGGCGATTATCTATATAAGCGCGGCCGCGCAAACCATTGAGCCAGTCCTCGAACGCCGGCTCGGCCCGCTGCTGGAACAATATCTGGCGCGCCTGCATGCGCTTGTATTCGTTTTCCATGTTGCGGGTGCGGCGCTCCACCACCTGGATCAGGTGCCAGCCGAACTGGGACTGCACCGGACCGCTGATCTTGCCCGGTTCCAGTTTGTCCATGGCCTGCTCAAAAGGAGGCACCGTCTCGCCAGGCGACAGCCAGCCCAGATCGCCGCCTTGCGGCGCGCTGCTGTCTTCCGAATAGCTCTTGGCCAAGGCTTCGAAGGACTCGCCGTTGTTCAAGCGCTGATGCAATTGCTCCACACGCTGGCGCGCCTGCTCCGAGGTCCTTACCTTGGACAGCTTGACCAGGATATGGCGGGCGTGCGTCTGGGTAACCATCATGGGACCGGACTGCACCGCGCCGGCACCTGGTGCCTGCGTCGTGGTGACCGGCGCACCGGTAGAGCCGCGCTCGAGCAGTTTCAGGATATGGAAACCCTGTCCGCTGCGCACCAAGCCCGAAACCTGCCCGGGTTCCAAAGTATGAATAGCCTGTACAAACAAATCAGGCCAGTCGGACTGCGAACGGGTCCCCAACACACCACCGCTCAAGGCTTCCTGACCGTCCGAGCTGGACGCAGCCAGACCGGCAAAATCCGCGCCCGAACGCGCTTGGGCGAGCAAGCCTTCAGCCTTGCGGCGCAAGCGGTCTTGCTCACTGGCATCGGCATTCTCGGGCACCCGAACCAGAATCTGAGCCAGCGTGACCGGCCCGTCCTGTTGCTGGGCGGCCGGCTGCCCCAAGGAGGCCAGCCCTGCGCCGCCACCCTGCGCGCGCAGATAGGTATCGATGTCGGCATCCGTAATGTTGATGGAGCTGTCCACGGCCCGCATGCGCAGTTGATCCAAAAGGATCTCCTGACGCAGATTGACCAGGTACTGATCCCAGCTGATACCATTTTTTTCGACTTCGGCACGCAATTGGGCCTCGGTCATTTTGTTGCGGGAGGCGATCAGGCGCACGCCTTCGGTCACCTGCTCGGGTGCCACGCGAATACCCAGTACACGCGCCTCCTGCTGTTCCAGGCGCTCATTGATCAGGCGTTGCAGCACTTGTTTGCGCAACACGTCCTGATCAGGAGCTGGAATCTTTTGATGCTGTAATTGCGCACGCACCTGCGCCGC encodes:
- a CDS encoding nucleoside recognition domain-containing protein — translated: MLNTLWLIFFLIAAVSGFYQWLVQGQADIFAHMVRSLFDMAALSVQLMLLLFGTLTLWLGFLKIAERAGLIDVLGRWLTPLFARLMPDVPRGHPALGLITLNFAANGLGLDNAATPIGLRAMKALQSLNPRPDTATNAQILFLVLNASSLTLLPVSIFMYRAQQGAADPTLIFLPILLATTASSLTGLLCVALTQRLRLLDPVLMLWFAALAVLLGTFMALLATLSSAAIQTLSSLLGNLTLLGIIWLFLLIGWRRKVPLYDSFVEGAKEGFAVARDLLPYLVAMLCAVGILRSSGALDIVLDLIRWLVGLSGLDTRFIDALPTALVKPFSGGAARALLIETMQHHGVDSFPALLAATVQGSTETTFYVLAVYFGAVGIQRARHAVPCALVADLAGVLASIGVCYWFFG
- the rsmA gene encoding 16S rRNA (adenine(1518)-N(6)/adenine(1519)-N(6))-dimethyltransferase RsmA gives rise to the protein MAQHQARKRFGQNFLEDEAIIDQIIRAVGPRAVDNLVEIGPGLSALTRPLSQAVEHLRVVEIDRDLASRLRHQYSPDKLEIIQADALTVDFSALGPQLRVVGNLPYNISSPLLFHLLDHADAVIDQHFMLQREVIDRMVAKPGSSDYSRLSVMLQSRYRMTKLFEVPPEAFNPPPRVVSAVVRMVPLPADRPQAKSAAAFGQVVARAFAQKRKMLRGGLGDWAASIDWDALGIAPTARPADLSLQQYIALADHLLDKGVVRAA
- a CDS encoding peptidylprolyl isomerase, encoding MNNMRFSLNNRTLALALAAALGLGAAQPVWAQAKQAKAAQSTAPQFVDGIAAVVNDEVITLRQVELEAAQVRAQLQHQKIPAPDQDVLRKQVLQRLINERLEQQEARVLGIRVAPEQVTEGVRLIASRNKMTEAQLRAEVEKNGISWDQYLVNLRQEILLDQLRMRAVDSSINITDADIDTYLRAQGGGAGLASLGQPAAQQQDGPVTLAQILVRVPENADASEQDRLRRKAEGLLAQARSGADFAGLAASSSDGQEALSGGVLGTRSQSDWPDLFVQAIHTLEPGQVSGLVRSGQGFHILKLLERGSTGAPVTTTQAPGAGAVQSGPMMVTQTHARHILVKLSKVRTSEQARQRVEQLHQRLNNGESFEALAKSYSEDSSAPQGGDLGWLSPGETVPPFEQAMDKLEPGKISGPVQSQFGWHLIQVVERRTRNMENEYKRMQARQILFQQRAEPAFEDWLNGLRGRAYIDNRLDPESSTRKR